CTTGATATAGCTCATATAGATAGCTATGAACATTTGTAAAAAATAATAGATGTTAGATTTCCAAAATGCTTACATGTGGCTGATAAACACTTTTCTGTCATTCATGAACATTTGCCAATAGGGCAAGGTGATTTAGATTTTCAAAAAATTTTTAATAATTACGTAAAGGGATACAATGGTAAAATAATTTTTGAAGTGGTAACAGATGTTGATGATGAAATAAAAAATAGCAAAGAAATTATACAAACCATAGTTAATCAAGTGTAACGAATTTAATAAGCATAATCTGCATTAAACTTACTACACAATATTTAAATAATGCGTCTTAGCTATAGTTGAATGTGAAATACTAGGAGATGATTTAATATTATTTATATTATTGTATATATGTAGATTATACGATTAAATCAAGAGAGGAAAGGAGTATGCTATGATCAGTTTTCTAATGCTTGGAAGCCTAGTACTTGGATTAATTTCCTGGATTCTTCCAATAGTTAATCTTAGGAGTAATAACAAGAATTGGATAATTCTTTCTATTGTTAGTATCAGTGCTTGCAGTATTTCCCTATTGTTCCAGATTTTTTATACTCATTACTTAGTCAAAATTAATGATTGGTCTTCCCTTATGGATACAATAGGTGCTGTGTTTTTTGCAGCAACAGTACTTTTTACTGTTACTATAATATTAAATGTAATTACCCTATTTATATATATAAAAAGAAGGAGCTTTTATGTTTAGTAAAAATACATACAAGATCATCAAATTATTAATTATTTTGTTTTTAGTTTCATTTATATTAATAGAAGGATTAATCATTATAAATGGAAGCACCAAAACTATAGGTGATGTTGATTATATGATTATCTTAGGAGCAAGGCTTTATGGAGATGTTCCTTCACCAGCCTTATCTGAGAGACTGAAAGTAGCAGAGGAATATTTAAATAATAATACTGAAATAAAGGTAATAGTATCAGGTGGGCAAGGTCCAGATGAATACATAGCAGAAGCTGAGGCTATGAGTATGTATTTAATAAATAGAGGTATAGACAAAAATAGGATTATAATTGAGGACAAGTCTACAAGTACATTTGAAAATATAAGAAATAGCCTAAACATAATTGAAGAAATTGATGATATAGAATCGCCCAGTGTCTTATTAGTTACCAATAAGTTTCATATTTTTAGGTCTAAATTATTGGCTAGTAGACTTGGGGTTAAAGCCTATGGATTACCTGCGGAAGTACCGCCTACTATATTGATTCCACAGTATATAAGAGAATATTTTGCAGTAATTAAATCCTTTATATTTGATAAATGATTACAGGAAAAAGGCAATGCATTATGACTTCCGATATTATGGCAATTGCAGAAATAAAGAAAAAGATAATTCCAATATTACAGAGTTATCCAGTTGATAGGGCCATACTATTTGTATCATATGCTAAGGGCAAGCTACATAAATATATTGAGGAAACAGTTACGGAAGCTAATTTATTAGCTTCTTTTTATAAAGTATATAAGTAGATTTATGTTCAACTAAAATAAAATATAATGGAGGTATAATTATGTGGTTAATATTAGGGCTTATTGCTATAGTAGTAACTTTTATAAATCTTTATATGTATAAAACAGGAAAGGACTATAAACTTGCTATGGCAATGGGGTTATCATTTACAGCATTGACACTCTGTGCAGAACATAGTCTTGTATCTAATTGGGTAAAAGGTGAAGATTGGTCGGCTTTATTAGATGTTGTACCTACTATGGAAAAGGCGTTATGGTTTTTGACAATTGTTTCTATTTTACTAAATATAGCACCTATATTTTTAGAACTAAAAAATAAAGAATAGTCACTTAGTGTCGCATCATTTATATTATGTTTAACAAGAGGCAGTACTTAATCTTAATGTTTAACATTAAGTAAGTAAGAACTGTATTTATAGCTATTCTAGGGTTTAGGTTCAACTTAAACTTTAAGGTTTATTTCACTATAATATTAAATAAAATTACTATATTTTTTAATTTAGCAATTTAACTCAATTTGAATCATTGTAGGGGGGAAAGAAAATTTTAATAAAAAGAATAACATTAATTATAGTGACAATGTTAGTAAATATAATACTTTCGATAGGATTTAACCTTAATATAGTATTATCAGGAGTCATTACATTCATAGTAGTTCTCTTAGGATATATTATAGTTGCAAATATTAGGCAAAGAAAAAGATATAATCTTTTAGAAAAGGATTTAGAACCAGAGGCCTTTATAGAATCTACTAAAAATCAATTAGAAATCACTGGAAAAAATAAACAAGCAAATACAATGTTAAATATTGACTTATTATTAGGTCTGATGAGTATGAGAAGATATGAAGAAGCTAGAGATGTATTAAATAAAATTAATACAAAATACCTTTCAAAATGGAATGGCTCAATTCTTATTTTTCACAATAGTGAAATGAGTTTTTATTATAATACTGGAGAAATAGATAAGGCTATGGAAATATATAATACAAGAATTAAAGGTTATCCAATAAAAACATTAAATGAGAGTATCACTATGGATCTCATATTAGCAAATAAAAGTTATCATGAAAAGGAATTTAAAATAAGTAGAGAGTTATATCAAAAGGTATTACAAGGGAATAAAAGCAAAAGATTGGAGCTAGAGATTTATTTTGTTCTAGCTAACATAGATGAGGAAGAAGGAAATATTGAAGAAGCCATAAGGAAATATAATAAAGTAGCAGATGAAGGAAACAAACTTTATTCCGCTTACCTTTCAAAAGAAAAATTAAAATCATTATAATAAATCCACTAATCATCAGCTATAATTAGTGCTTAGACTGTAGA
The DNA window shown above is from Tissierella sp. Yu-01 and carries:
- a CDS encoding YdcF family protein, which codes for MFSKNTYKIIKLLIILFLVSFILIEGLIIINGSTKTIGDVDYMIILGARLYGDVPSPALSERLKVAEEYLNNNTEIKVIVSGGQGPDEYIAEAEAMSMYLINRGIDKNRIIIEDKSTSTFENIRNSLNIIEEIDDIESPSVLLVTNKFHIFRSKLLASRLGVKAYGLPAEVPPTILIPQYIREYFAVIKSFIFDK